From one Xiphias gladius isolate SHS-SW01 ecotype Sanya breed wild chromosome 12, ASM1685928v1, whole genome shotgun sequence genomic stretch:
- the LOC120797292 gene encoding motile sperm domain-containing protein 1-like, with the protein MRRRDIHDGQGQGGRTDNRGQVVVRQAGRGKTGGEMGGETGGEPGVVSPLPVFLFPTELVFYSDQRNSHRRVLTLYNPYRFRISFKMLCTAPSLYRVVEAEGSVRAKSCVDLVVRHLDISPRNWGRRDRFRMEVKGGGQVGEREIWAELRGGEEGGGRGGEEEEERRSKRGGGGGGGGQQRALSALTPLSPLLVPTQKHLQLPTCTAVRSVSQWVVCVMVAVVCVAVLMLPLHAESSSMVPHCLHVSTNQKLACAYTLGLLTMVFLR; encoded by the exons ATGAGGAGGAGGGACATCCACGACGGACAGGGACAGGGGGGGAGGACAGACAACAGGGGGCAGGTGGTGGTGAGACAGGCGGGAAGGGGGAAGACGGGTGGTGAGATGGGAGGTGAGACGGGAGGGGAGCCAGGTGTGGTGTCCCCGCTGCCTGTCTTCCTGTTCCCCACTGAGCTGGTGTTTTACTCCGACCAGAGAAACTCACACAGGAGAGTGTTGACTCTGTACAACCCGTACAGATTCAGGATCAGCTTCAAGA tgttgtGTACTGCTCCCTCGCTCTACAGAGTGGTGGAGGCAGAGGGGAGCGTCCGAGCAAAATCCTGCGTTGACCT GGTGGTGCGTCACCTGGACATCTCACCTCGTAACTGGGGCCGCAGAGACCGGTTCCGCATGGAGGTCAAGGGAGGAGGCCAGGTTGGAGAACGGGAGATCTGGGCTgagctgagaggaggagaggaggggggaggaagaggaggagaggaagaagaggagagaaggagtaaacgaggaggaggaggaggaggaggaggccaacAGAGGGCATTGTCTGCTCTgactcctctgtctcctctcttggtgcccacacaaaaacacctgcAGCTGCCTACCTGTACAG ctGTCCGCAGTGTGTCTCAGTGGGTGGTGTGTGTGATGGTCGCGGTAGTGTGTGTCGCAGTGCTGATGCTCCCCCTCCACGCCGAGAGCAGTTCAATGGTTCCACACTGCCTGCACGTGTCCACCAATCAGAAGCTGGCCTGTGCCTACACACTgg gtctTCTCACCATGGTGTTTCTGCGGTAA
- the LOC120797751 gene encoding mitochondrial 2-oxoglutarate/malate carrier protein-like, which produces MAEGKPKTSPKAIKFLFGGLAGMGATVFVQPLDLVKNRMQLSGQGTKAREYKTSFHALLSILKNEGVRGIYTGLSAGLLRQATYTTTRLGIYTILFEKMTGADGRPPNFFLKVRNFLQFLPDTSVKLWKR; this is translated from the exons ATggcggagggaaagcccaagACCTCTCCGAAGGCCATCAAGTTCCTATTCGGAGGCTTGGCCGG GATGGGTGCGACAGTCTTTGTGCAGCCGTTGGACCTGGTGAAGAACAGGATGCAGCTGAGCGGTCAGGGAACGAAGGCTCGTGAATATAAAACCAGTTTCCACGCTCTGTTATCCATCCTGAAGAACGAAGGAGTTCGAGGCATCTACACTGG tctgtcagcagGTTTGTTGCGTCAGGCGACCTACACGACGACTCGCCTGGGAATCTACACCATCCTGTTTGAGAAGATGACTGGAGCTGACGGACGACCGCCAAACTTCTTCCTCAAGGTACGaaactttttacagtttttaccGGACACAAGTGTGAAACTGTGGAAACGTTAA